In Candidatus Liberimonas magnetica, one DNA window encodes the following:
- a CDS encoding type II toxin-antitoxin system HicA family toxin, with product MKIRDIIKLIEADGWYIVKTKGSHRQYKHSRKSGRVTIAGHPKDDLANGTLNSVLKQAQLKK from the coding sequence ATGAAAATAAGAGATATAATAAAATTAATAGAAGCAGATGGATGGTATATCGTTAAAACAAAAGGCAGCCACAGGCAATATAAGCATTCCCGAAAATCAGGGAGAGTAACCATTGCAGGCCATCCAAAAGACGATTTGGCAAATGGAACATTAAACAGCGTTTTAAAACAGGCTCAGCTTAAAAAATAA
- a CDS encoding type II toxin-antitoxin system HicB family antitoxin → MHRFLIVIEKTKKNYSAYSPDLPGCVATGKTKETVEKNMYSAIKMHIDGLLEDNKAIPTSKSIAEFIAV, encoded by the coding sequence ATGCATCGCTTTCTTATAGTAATTGAAAAAACGAAAAAAAATTATTCCGCATATTCTCCCGATTTACCAGGGTGTGTTGCTACTGGAAAGACAAAAGAAACAGTTGAAAAGAATATGTATTCTGCAATTAAAATGCATATTGATGGTTTACTGGAAGATAATAAGGCAATTCCTACCTCAAAGTCAATAGCTGAATTTATTGCAGTATAA
- a CDS encoding SBBP repeat-containing protein, whose translation MGQLNNPKGIAVDTSGNVYIADSGNNCASSAPAF comes from the coding sequence ATTGGCCAACTCAATAATCCGAAAGGGATTGCGGTAGACACATCAGGAAATGTTTATATTGCAGATAGTGGTAATAACTGTGCATCTTCAGCGCCCGCTTTTTAA
- a CDS encoding SDR family NAD(P)-dependent oxidoreductase, with protein sequence MFIWSGKKVLVTGGAGFIGSHVVEMLVKRGARVLVVDNLENGSMDNLKSVKDEIVFKDFDLNDLDVCVDISKGIDVVMNIAAKVAGIEYNKNNQGEMYFDNVRINSNMLEASRINKVERTLMVSSACVYTRHCKIPTPESEGYRYIPEFTNEGYGWSKRVAEWQSMAYAKEYGMKIAIARPYNAYGPRDHFDPDKSHVIAALIKRIFDNEDPLNVWGDGEQARAFIYVDDFARGLIELTEKYAVADPVNIGTDNEIKIKDLVSLIVKLSGRTPKIQFDTTKPSGQPRRNSDNTNAKQKIGFEAMVKLEDGLKRTIDWYKKANKIV encoded by the coding sequence ATGTTTATCTGGAGCGGTAAAAAAGTCTTAGTTACAGGCGGGGCAGGATTCATAGGTTCGCATGTGGTCGAAATGCTTGTCAAAAGGGGCGCCAGAGTACTCGTCGTAGATAATCTAGAGAACGGCAGTATGGACAACCTTAAGTCCGTTAAAGATGAAATAGTGTTCAAGGATTTTGACCTCAACGACCTGGATGTATGTGTTGATATATCAAAAGGTATCGATGTAGTAATGAACATAGCTGCAAAGGTCGCTGGCATAGAATATAATAAGAACAATCAAGGTGAGATGTATTTTGACAATGTAAGGATAAATTCTAACATGCTTGAAGCTTCCAGGATCAACAAGGTAGAACGCACGCTCATGGTTTCAAGCGCCTGTGTTTATACAAGGCACTGCAAAATACCTACACCGGAAAGTGAAGGTTACAGGTATATCCCTGAATTTACGAACGAAGGCTACGGCTGGTCTAAGAGAGTCGCTGAATGGCAGTCTATGGCTTATGCAAAAGAATATGGCATGAAAATAGCTATCGCAAGGCCGTACAATGCTTACGGTCCCAGAGACCATTTTGACCCGGATAAATCTCATGTGATAGCAGCCCTAATAAAAAGGATATTCGACAATGAAGACCCCTTAAATGTCTGGGGTGATGGGGAACAGGCAAGGGCTTTTATTTATGTAGATGATTTTGCAAGAGGCTTAATAGAACTTACAGAAAAATACGCTGTGGCCGACCCTGTAAATATCGGCACTGATAATGAGATTAAGATAAAAGACCTGGTAAGTTTAATAGTAAAACTCTCCGGTAGAACCCCAAAGATACAGTTCGACACAACCAAACCCTCAGGCCAGCCCAGAAGGAACTCCGATAATACCAATGCCAAACAAAAGATAGGTTTTGAAGCCATGGTAAAACTTGAAGATGGCCTAAAACGGACAATTGACTGGTACAAGAAAGCTAATAAGATAGTATAG
- a CDS encoding type II toxin-antitoxin system Phd/YefM family antitoxin produces the protein MNYVQFTKFRNHSKEYFDGVQHGNAYVVIRKGKPIAQVLPFDVNVTGWKRKINKVGLKKDVNALDYVLKERNEK, from the coding sequence ATGAATTATGTTCAATTCACTAAATTCAGAAACCATTCAAAAGAGTATTTTGATGGAGTTCAGCATGGAAATGCATATGTTGTTATAAGAAAAGGTAAGCCTATAGCCCAGGTGTTACCGTTTGATGTAAATGTTACAGGCTGGAAGAGAAAAATAAATAAAGTAGGTCTTAAAAAAGATGTAAATGCGCTTGATTATGTATTAAAAGAGAGAAATGAGAAATGA
- a CDS encoding type II toxin-antitoxin system VapC family toxin, whose protein sequence is MIFYFDTSALIKKYIKEHGSEVVDSILEKADIVYVSKITKIECISVIKRLLHDRAINKADYKYLKKEIFTDFNYFSVIEFNEAVESKAMILIDKYQIKLLDSIQLASLLVMKDKINEFVACDIKLIEYAKKENVTVNNPLLPKK, encoded by the coding sequence ATGATATTTTATTTTGATACGTCCGCGCTAATTAAAAAATACATAAAAGAACATGGCAGTGAAGTTGTGGACAGCATCCTGGAAAAAGCCGATATAGTTTACGTGTCAAAAATAACGAAAATTGAATGTATTTCTGTAATAAAGAGGTTATTGCACGACAGGGCGATCAATAAAGCAGATTATAAGTATCTTAAAAAAGAAATATTTACGGATTTCAATTATTTTTCAGTAATAGAGTTTAATGAAGCTGTTGAGTCAAAAGCAATGATTTTGATAGATAAGTATCAAATAAAATTATTAGATTCCATACAATTAGCATCTTTATTGGTAATGAAAGATAAAATAAATGAGTTTGTTGCTTGCGACATAAAACTGATAGAATATGCTAAAAAAGAAAATGTAACAGTTAATAATCCCTTATTGCCTAAAAAATAA
- a CDS encoding carboxypeptidase regulatory-like domain-containing protein: MKLSKVYIASDFKKSYNLLPSNVQTLVDKRDLWFKENPHDARLKTHYMKTNFTNKPIRTQLFPVLLFLFAVFFFHLIQLQAANKPNNDISKLTIDNTGIVGSWSFNEESGSIAHDSVGNSNGTIYGASWVNGKKDGALSFDGVNDYIDLGAPAVLDLPGDLTLESFCKPILSGLWAHPPFTVKFASPYDRNYDGYICRDGSGAFGYYSSGHQGVNLPSGTFKDNVWQHMAMVYSWDGSIATISFYIDGLLKTQATTSAQRLTNAATKVSIGSEGIPGFYFFNGVIDEVNIYNRALSAQEILDRYNLLNTIPVLSYTGETHYTNSFVYPEVGKTSTTYTFRVNYTHIGSSAPAANYPLLRIYKGGTELSNSPFAMKASEITDLNYADGKIYASTVTLKSAASNYTYKISAYDVSGTSATEVTGSGPVVETLLMTGNLIGKVTKSDGTTAVSGALVEALQAGVVRSNATTGANGNYSIVIETGTYDVKASLTGYYSHTTTGYNIGIGSTVTVNFALPVVIQSQTGTPTITTVAGNGTQGYSGDSGIAASAQLYYPCEVAVDASGNVYISDFSNFRIRKVDTSGLMSTFAGNGTAGYSGDGGPATAAQINYSAGIAVDASGNVYIADTNNYRIRKVNASGIISTFAGTGTSGFSGDGGLAASAQLNTPNGVAVDASGNVYIADNTRVRKVNTSGIISTIAGNGSVGYSGDGGPATLAQINHSYGVAVDASGNVYIADSNVGDSNYNRIRKVNASGIISTFAGNGTLGYSGDGGLAASANLSGADGVAVDASGNVYIADNWNNRIRKVNTLGIISTFAGNGVQGYSGDSGSATSAKLNYPDGVTVDTSGNVYIADQYNNRIRKVYFVQKGIISGKLTKADRTTAISGALVEILKSNVVRSTATSDASGNYSITIGTGTYDVKATLSGYQSQTKTDYSVSNGSTITVNFSLTQISQAKKGIISGKVTKSDGTTAVSVVLVEALQSGITKSSIMTDNSGNYSITIGTGAYDVKASATGYLSQTKTGYNVTAGSTNTVSFSLVDLSAAKYGVISGKVNKSDGTTAISGIVVEVLKSGIAKSNATTDISGNYSITIGTGTYDVKASATGYLSQTKTGYNVTAGSTNTVSFSLVDLSATKSGVISGKVTKTNGTTAISGAAVEVLKSGVLKSNATTDISGNYLITIETGTYDVRTSLSGYQAQLKTGYTVTNGSTVTINFSLTEVSVSQTGTLSCTITTSTGTAIVNALIKIYQGSTLVSEEYSDSLGKYSFSLGAGSYDITVSKTGYQTATQKGVSVSAGMTSSASFSLAQSVVAQTGTLSCNVQCNGVVENAVIRITQNNNLIDMEQTDSLGVYSFSLAVGAYDINVSKTGYQTSTQTGVVVSYNQTTNVYISLLQSTQAKPQADKQTTLGNNLFSPSSGGTCKIGFNVPQSGGITIKICDLKGRQVRSAFDNTSYTAGSYQWNWDGKDDSGKPVPPGMYILYFKYPGGTETRKIGIK, from the coding sequence ATGAAGCTAAGCAAAGTTTATATAGCTTCAGATTTTAAGAAGTCGTATAATCTCTTACCGAGCAATGTGCAAACGCTTGTGGATAAGAGAGATCTTTGGTTTAAAGAAAACCCGCATGATGCCCGCTTGAAAACGCACTATATGAAAACCAACTTTACCAATAAACCAATTAGAACTCAACTATTTCCAGTTTTATTGTTTTTATTTGCTGTTTTTTTCTTTCATTTAATTCAATTACAAGCAGCAAATAAACCGAACAATGATATTAGTAAATTAACCATAGACAATACTGGGATAGTAGGCAGCTGGTCATTTAACGAGGAATCAGGGAGTATAGCACATGATTCTGTAGGGAACAGTAACGGCACAATTTATGGCGCTTCATGGGTCAACGGCAAAAAAGATGGAGCGCTAAGTTTTGACGGGGTTAATGATTATATTGATCTAGGTGCACCGGCAGTCTTAGACCTACCGGGTGATCTTACGCTTGAATCGTTTTGTAAACCAATTTTGAGTGGCTTATGGGCACATCCACCATTTACTGTAAAATTCGCAAGCCCTTATGATAGAAACTATGACGGGTATATCTGTAGGGATGGCTCTGGAGCGTTTGGGTATTATAGCTCCGGGCATCAAGGTGTTAACTTACCTTCAGGAACTTTTAAAGACAATGTGTGGCAGCATATGGCCATGGTATACTCATGGGATGGGAGCATTGCAACCATTTCTTTCTATATCGATGGCCTCTTAAAAACCCAGGCAACAACTAGCGCTCAACGGCTCACCAATGCCGCTACAAAAGTGTCAATAGGTAGTGAGGGTATCCCTGGATTCTATTTTTTTAACGGTGTTATTGATGAAGTGAACATCTATAATAGGGCGCTCTCGGCACAAGAAATATTAGATCGTTATAACTTGTTAAATACTATTCCTGTTCTTTCCTATACAGGGGAAACACACTATACTAATTCTTTTGTTTATCCTGAAGTAGGTAAAACATCCACAACTTATACTTTCCGTGTCAATTATACTCATATCGGAAGTTCTGCGCCTGCGGCAAATTATCCGCTGTTACGTATATACAAAGGTGGAACGGAACTCTCAAACAGCCCCTTTGCAATGAAAGCCTCCGAAATCACCGACCTTAATTACGCCGACGGCAAGATTTATGCATCGACCGTAACTTTGAAAAGCGCAGCCAGTAATTATACCTATAAGATTTCAGCGTATGATGTCAGCGGTACCTCGGCAACCGAGGTAACCGGCTCCGGGCCGGTGGTAGAAACTTTGTTAATGACAGGAAATCTTATAGGCAAAGTAACTAAATCAGACGGGACAACAGCGGTTTCAGGAGCACTTGTAGAAGCATTGCAAGCCGGTGTTGTCAGGTCAAATGCCACAACCGGCGCAAACGGTAATTATTCAATAGTAATTGAAACAGGAACCTATGATGTAAAAGCTTCTTTAACAGGTTATTATTCACATACGACAACAGGGTATAATATAGGAATTGGTTCAACAGTTACGGTAAATTTTGCCTTACCTGTAGTTATCCAGTCTCAAACAGGGACACCCACCATAACAACAGTAGCTGGAAATGGAACCCAGGGTTATTCAGGAGACAGCGGCATTGCTGCTTCAGCTCAACTTTATTATCCTTGTGAAGTAGCGGTTGATGCTTCAGGAAATGTTTATATCTCTGACTTTAGTAATTTCCGAATAAGAAAAGTAGACACTTCAGGGTTAATGTCAACTTTTGCAGGAAACGGAACAGCCGGTTATTCGGGTGACGGAGGCCCTGCAACTGCTGCTCAAATTAATTATTCCGCAGGAATAGCGGTTGACGCTTCAGGGAATGTTTATATCGCTGACACTAATAATTACCGAATAAGGAAGGTAAACGCTTCAGGCATAATATCAACATTTGCAGGAACAGGAACTTCAGGTTTTTCAGGAGATGGAGGGTTAGCTGCTTCAGCTCAACTCAATACTCCAAATGGAGTAGCGGTTGATGCTTCAGGGAATGTTTATATCGCTGACAATACCCGCGTTAGAAAAGTAAACACTTCGGGCATAATATCAACAATTGCAGGAAATGGGAGTGTCGGTTATTCAGGTGACGGAGGCCCGGCAACTTTGGCTCAAATTAACCATTCTTATGGAGTAGCGGTTGATGCTTCAGGGAATGTTTATATTGCTGACTCTAATGTTGGTGATTCTAATTATAACCGAATAAGGAAAGTAAACGCTTCAGGCATAATATCAACTTTTGCAGGAAACGGAACTTTAGGTTATTCAGGAGACGGAGGATTAGCCGCTTCAGCTAACCTTTCCGGAGCTGATGGAGTAGCGGTTGATGCTTCAGGAAACGTTTATATCGCTGACAACTGGAATAATCGAATAAGGAAAGTAAACACTTTAGGTATAATATCAACTTTTGCGGGAAACGGGGTTCAAGGTTACTCCGGAGACAGCGGCAGCGCTACTTCAGCTAAACTTAATTATCCCGATGGGGTAACTGTTGATACTTCAGGGAATGTTTATATCGCTGACCAATATAATAACCGGATAAGAAAAGTTTATTTTGTACAGAAAGGGATTATTTCCGGTAAACTAACAAAAGCAGATAGAACGACAGCGATTTCAGGAGCACTTGTAGAAATATTAAAATCTAATGTCGTTAGATCAACAGCGACAAGTGATGCAAGCGGAAATTATTCAATTACAATAGGAACAGGTACTTATGATGTAAAAGCAACTCTATCAGGATATCAATCGCAGACTAAAACTGATTATAGTGTGTCGAATGGTTCAACTATAACAGTAAATTTTTCTTTAACTCAGATCTCTCAAGCAAAAAAAGGGATTATTTCAGGTAAAGTTACAAAATCAGACGGAACAACAGCGGTTTCAGTAGTACTTGTAGAAGCATTGCAATCCGGTATAACAAAGTCAAGTATTATGACGGATAATAGCGGTAATTATTCAATAACAATAGGAACAGGTGCTTATGACGTAAAAGCATCTGCAACAGGATATTTATCCCAGACAAAAACCGGGTATAATGTGACAGCAGGCTCCACAAATACAGTTAGTTTTTCGCTTGTTGATCTTTCAGCAGCTAAATATGGTGTTATTTCAGGTAAAGTAAACAAATCAGACGGGACAACAGCGATTTCCGGTATAGTAGTGGAAGTATTAAAGTCCGGCATAGCAAAATCAAATGCTACAACAGATATAAGCGGTAATTATTCAATAACAATCGGGACAGGAACCTATGATGTAAAAGCATCTGCAACAGGATATTTATCCCAGACAAAAACCGGGTATAATGTGACAGCAGGCTCCACAAATACAGTTAGTTTTTCGCTTGTTGATCTTTCAGCAACTAAATCCGGCGTTATTTCAGGGAAAGTAACTAAAACGAATGGTACAACAGCAATTTCAGGAGCTGCAGTAGAAGTGTTAAAGTCCGGTGTGTTAAAATCAAATGCAACAACAGATATAAGCGGTAATTACTTGATTACTATTGAAACGGGAACCTATGATGTCAGAACATCATTATCAGGATATCAGGCGCAGTTGAAAACCGGGTATACCGTAACCAACGGTTCCACTGTAACGATTAATTTCTCTTTAACAGAAGTTTCTGTATCCCAGACAGGCACGCTTTCCTGTACAATAACTACATCGACCGGTACAGCTATCGTAAATGCATTAATAAAGATCTATCAGGGGAGCACTCTGGTGAGCGAAGAATATTCTGATTCTTTGGGCAAATACAGTTTTTCTCTTGGTGCAGGGAGTTACGATATAACTGTTTCAAAAACAGGGTATCAAACAGCAACGCAGAAAGGAGTTTCTGTTAGTGCAGGCATGACCTCAAGTGCCAGCTTTTCGCTTGCTCAATCAGTTGTTGCCCAGACAGGCACTCTTTCATGCAATGTCCAGTGTAACGGAGTAGTAGAAAATGCAGTGATAAGAATTACTCAGAACAACAATTTAATAGACATGGAACAGACGGATTCCCTGGGGGTATACAGTTTTTCTTTAGCAGTGGGAGCATATGATATCAATGTTTCTAAAACCGGTTATCAAACGTCGACGCAGACAGGGGTTGTTGTAAGCTACAATCAGACGACCAATGTTTATATATCACTTCTTCAGTCAACTCAGGCTAAACCTCAAGCAGATAAACAAACTACGCTTGGGAATAACTTGTTCAGCCCCAGCTCCGGCGGTACCTGTAAGATAGGGTTTAATGTACCGCAGTCAGGCGGTATAACAATTAAGATATGTGACCTTAAAGGCAGGCAGGTAAGAAGTGCGTTTGACAATACAAGCTATACAGCAGGCAGTTACCAGTGGAACTGGGACGGCAAGGATGACAGCGGGAAGCCGGTTCCGCCTGGCATGTATATACTTTATTTCAAATACCCCGGCGGCACTGAAACAAGGAAGATAGGGATAAAATAA
- a CDS encoding PorV/PorQ family protein, with amino-acid sequence MQSKSFADQSGGIFLELPVSARAGGMADCFTALSDDPFGVYYNPAGISFIKYPTASFLYQNYLQDISGNQAAITIPGKKISFTVSPAIIGMKEEPIYDSFGNDTGRKFKYQGTIIPFSAAYKINNLSFGGTAKYYKEEIDDYSQNVVTYDAGLIYKLRSLSFGVSGLNLMGKLGNYDLPQTLRYGLACSYRNINLLFDYVSQTKIQKDNYAVGGEMPVSDFLFIRLGYKLNDEFAGLSYGLGFKMGDFDIDYAASSYSDLGTTQRASLSYSFGRQKEKAPVEVKEGPAKPVIKLARGINIAVSEFIAKNTSAADASIVTDFIRTELVSCGEFNILERANMEMILAEQKFQISGCTNQECAVKMGKILNVKVVLIGSLSKLLETYYITVSLVDVETGKILQSVDQKAMTADELKQACKQIVDKIK; translated from the coding sequence ATGCAAAGTAAATCTTTTGCAGACCAGTCTGGCGGGATATTTCTTGAACTGCCGGTATCAGCAAGGGCAGGGGGCATGGCTGACTGTTTTACAGCGCTCAGTGATGACCCGTTTGGTGTCTATTACAACCCTGCAGGTATATCATTTATAAAATACCCAACAGCTTCTTTTCTGTACCAGAACTATCTACAGGATATATCTGGAAACCAGGCTGCAATAACTATCCCGGGAAAGAAAATATCTTTTACCGTTTCTCCAGCTATAATAGGTATGAAAGAAGAGCCTATCTATGATTCGTTCGGCAATGATACCGGTAGGAAATTCAAGTATCAGGGGACTATAATTCCTTTTTCAGCTGCATACAAAATTAATAACCTATCATTCGGCGGCACGGCGAAATATTACAAAGAAGAGATAGACGATTATTCACAAAACGTTGTAACGTATGATGCAGGGCTGATCTATAAATTACGCAGTTTAAGTTTCGGTGTTTCAGGTCTCAACCTTATGGGAAAGCTTGGCAATTACGACCTGCCCCAGACTTTAAGGTACGGCCTGGCATGTTCTTACAGGAACATAAACCTTTTATTTGATTATGTTTCGCAGACCAAGATACAGAAAGATAATTATGCAGTAGGTGGTGAGATGCCTGTATCTGATTTTCTATTTATAAGGCTCGGGTATAAGTTAAACGACGAGTTTGCCGGTTTAAGTTACGGTTTAGGGTTTAAGATGGGGGATTTTGATATAGATTATGCGGCATCAAGCTACAGCGACCTTGGTACGACCCAGAGAGCATCCTTGAGCTATTCTTTCGGAAGACAAAAAGAAAAAGCTCCTGTAGAAGTTAAAGAAGGGCCTGCTAAGCCTGTCATAAAACTAGCCAGGGGCATAAATATAGCTGTTTCCGAGTTTATAGCTAAGAACACTTCTGCGGCCGATGCATCTATAGTAACGGACTTTATAAGGACCGAGCTTGTTTCCTGCGGCGAGTTCAATATACTTGAAAGGGCAAATATGGAGATGATCCTTGCAGAACAGAAATTTCAAATATCCGGATGCACGAACCAGGAATGCGCTGTTAAGATGGGGAAGATACTTAACGTAAAAGTCGTTCTTATAGGTTCCTTATCAAAACTTTTGGAAACTTATTATATTACGGTTTCGTTAGTAGACGTTGAAACAGGAAAGATATTGCAATCCGTAGACCAAAAAGCTATGACCGCAGATGAGTTAAAACAAGCCTGTAAGCAAATCGTTGATAAAATCAAATAG